A window from Candidatus Nitrospira neomarina encodes these proteins:
- a CDS encoding AsmA family protein produces MKSKIMVGLAILIGLVIVVIMLLPVLLDLNRYRDRYLPFLEQALHRPVDVQDVRLTVLPKLGFRVRNLTIGDDPAFSPQAFVTIPSAEVEIQWLPLLRRYIQVEHVRLHDPRVHVIRRHDGALNMATIGNDPALQPPEKAGSNPANALKPLFGVFAVERLSMSGGILQYEDRVKEPFGSYHLEQLELVTNSVQFGQTASLHVKGVVMPNQVPLEMTGRFGPLQSTFDLPMIDLAGSIGRVEGTAKGQVIDGRLELDVQIPDLSTDDMALNIALDKPVFVKDLQAHLMASLIPNRLPEPFSGVRIDPLTVDLQAGGATIHLSGQGTPGRLILSGETSTLSSEDFPWALSVQRPFSLEQIRFETVIQGTRVDLVFLKAQAFRGNLEAQGRWDGTPAVPLLSFQGTFTNFAVEPMMQALRSSSFRLTGVGELHWSLARAAHSPSGPSKMTGPVRLMIRDGQWVGFDVMQGIEDALQLPDLLEESTGATEFSLIDTNVELEDKGLVIRHLTVDAPDFSMTGVGSLAFDESLSLRGNLAVSRTIGDRIIQRFPMAKVAWHQGKLVLPFTVMGTVQKPRLQLDMQSFGHQVKTNVERRIEKALKGDEQELQQLLQDGADVLKQLFGQ; encoded by the coding sequence GTGAAGAGTAAAATCATGGTTGGTCTCGCTATCCTCATTGGCCTGGTTATTGTGGTCATCATGCTTCTTCCGGTTTTGCTGGATTTGAATCGGTATCGGGATCGGTATCTCCCCTTTTTGGAGCAGGCCCTTCATCGACCGGTGGATGTTCAGGATGTCCGCTTAACGGTTTTGCCTAAACTGGGTTTTCGGGTGCGAAATCTGACAATAGGGGATGATCCGGCGTTCAGTCCTCAGGCGTTTGTCACGATTCCTTCGGCTGAGGTGGAGATTCAATGGCTCCCCCTGTTGCGCCGGTACATTCAGGTTGAACATGTGCGTCTCCATGATCCGAGAGTCCACGTCATCCGCAGGCATGATGGGGCGTTGAATATGGCCACCATCGGAAACGATCCGGCTCTTCAGCCCCCTGAGAAGGCGGGTTCGAATCCAGCCAATGCTCTCAAGCCCTTATTCGGTGTGTTTGCGGTGGAGCGGTTATCTATGAGTGGAGGAATCCTACAGTATGAGGATCGTGTCAAAGAACCATTCGGTTCCTACCACCTTGAGCAACTGGAGTTGGTCACGAATTCCGTTCAATTTGGCCAGACGGCGAGTCTGCACGTGAAGGGCGTGGTGATGCCCAATCAGGTCCCATTGGAAATGACCGGGCGATTTGGCCCCCTTCAATCCACTTTTGATCTTCCAATGATCGATCTCGCGGGCAGCATAGGTCGTGTAGAGGGAACCGCAAAGGGTCAGGTGATTGATGGAAGACTTGAGTTGGACGTGCAGATTCCAGACCTATCGACGGATGACATGGCCCTGAATATAGCATTGGATAAACCTGTGTTCGTCAAGGACCTTCAGGCTCATCTGATGGCATCTCTGATCCCCAACCGGTTACCGGAACCTTTTTCAGGAGTGAGGATTGATCCGTTGACCGTTGATCTCCAAGCGGGTGGGGCGACCATTCATCTTTCGGGTCAAGGTACGCCTGGACGTCTGATTCTGTCCGGTGAGACCTCTACTCTGTCCTCAGAAGATTTTCCCTGGGCGCTTTCCGTACAACGCCCGTTTTCACTGGAGCAGATTCGGTTTGAAACGGTGATCCAAGGGACAAGGGTGGACCTGGTGTTCCTCAAGGCCCAAGCGTTTAGGGGAAATCTTGAGGCGCAGGGAAGGTGGGACGGGACCCCAGCTGTTCCCTTGCTCTCGTTCCAGGGAACCTTTACGAATTTTGCGGTTGAACCAATGATGCAGGCTTTACGGTCTTCCTCCTTCCGGTTGACCGGTGTGGGAGAATTGCATTGGAGCCTCGCGCGAGCGGCGCATTCGCCCTCCGGGCCATCAAAGATGACCGGACCAGTTCGATTGATGATCCGGGATGGGCAATGGGTTGGATTTGATGTCATGCAAGGGATTGAAGATGCCCTTCAGCTACCGGACCTTCTGGAGGAATCCACCGGTGCGACAGAATTTTCCTTGATTGATACCAACGTGGAACTGGAAGACAAGGGACTGGTGATTCGGCATTTGACCGTTGATGCACCAGATTTCTCAATGACAGGCGTGGGAAGTCTCGCCTTTGATGAATCGTTGAGTCTGCGAGGCAATCTGGCCGTCTCTCGGACGATCGGCGACCGGATTATTCAGCGATTTCCGATGGCCAAAGTTGCGTGGCATCAGGGAAAGTTGGTGCTGCCTTTTACCGTTATGGGAACCGTTCAGAAACCGCGACTGCAATTGGATATGCAATCCTTTGGGCATCAGGTCAAAACGAACGTGGAGCGGAGGATTGAGAAAGCCCTGAAGGGGGATGAACAGGAATTACAACAACTCTTACAAGACGGAGCGGATGTTCTGAAACAGTTATTTGGACAATAG